One Helicoverpa zea isolate HzStark_Cry1AcR chromosome 30, ilHelZeax1.1, whole genome shotgun sequence genomic window, TCCGTTTAAGAACTACTGTGCCACAGACACATAGCAGTAACACCTATAACACctctttttacacgctttttaatagcttcacctgtatgtttgtatgtttgtaggtttgtaaccgacttctttgggcgcgattttttACATcagagtttaaaaataaacctcatCCTATTCTTTCACAGTCACCAAGAAGGTGATCTTCACCCCCAAGTTAGGCAGAAGCCTCGCATACGATGACAAGAGCTTTGAGAACGTGGAGTTCACGCCCAGACTCGGCAGGAGACTGTCCGATGATATGCCTGCCACTCCCGCTGACCAGGAAATGTAAGTATCTATAGCCATAGAGTACCTAAACGTGCAGTCAGCAAATAGTTTGATCGGGccttttttttgggaaatcatcaattatgactcgctgtgggtgcagcgtgagggagtgtcacaATCTTACCCCAACCTACCTaaaaatctaatctaatctaaacccaccatgttccttctggagccctttgtgtactaGGGTAGCGGTAAATGTTTCGCATGATCCCGTAGTCTCTTAGTTTGTtcggactcataaatcagtagggagatgaatggtagtgctgACATTGCAGCGATCAGGTAACCGACCTTTCATCATCTGAATAGTTTTTTCgaaactatgttgaggtcggcatTCAGTATAACCGGATGCATCTGAGTATCTTTGTGCTacttggagcgactgcctacctggcTTTCTGGATtcagttaccctggcaacctTTGGCAAGACTGATTATCAGCCTTTCTgttttctgactacccgtaactacttccaaaacatgttcaaatgacaaccaaGACCTACCAATTTAACGTGGCTTCCAAAACACTGCGGAAATCTTTATAACCAAATCGTGCTGCTGCTACTTAGCCAAGAGctctttctatttatttatattttctactcCAGGTACCGCCAAGACCCTGAACAGATTGACAGCAGGACAAAGTACTTCTCCCCAAGGCTCGGCAGAACCATGAACTTCTCACCACGACTCGGCAGGGAACTGTCTTATGGTAAGCGATTATTAACTAACCTACATAATACTTGacgttttcccgcgatttcacccgcgtcccgaaggaactactgcccgtaccgggataaaatatagcctatgttttgTGTATAtgtaaagaattttcaaaatcggtcctgtagtttttaagtttatccattacattttattattacaaacaaacaaacaaagttttcttctttataatatatatatatatatatatatataatagtatagattatataatttggaaaataaacaaacaaaaaaatcgatATTTTctctataatataatacttgCATAGTCAGTAACTTTATTAATTGAATTCATCATTATTGGCAAGTCTACCTAAGCaaaatatcatctgcctagccttttcccagctagaTTGAGGTCGACTACCTGTCAAAAGGTATTACCTGTTTAAAAGTATTAACTGTTACCAGAATATTGTtaaaagcgactgcctatctgacctcctcgattCAATCCATAGATTAGAGACTGGTCTTAAGAATTTGGTGACGGGAAGATTTGAgaatttgtaatgtttttttttttcagatatgaTGCCAAACAAAATCAGGGTAGTGAGGAGCACAAACAAAACGCGATCAACATAATTTGGAGCAAAAACAAGACGCAAAGCTAGTCTAACctcaacatttttataaaacgtGTTATTTTGGACGAAATAATGTACTGTTTTgtataataagtattattaaataatattaaaaattagtATTTTGTCGAAATAAAGGacttaagatatattttttatatttcatttattacctacatacaatGGGTCTTTACAAGCTCAACACctgtaagtacataaataaattaatagttaaaaaatactAGGAAAACACGACACAAGACTTTTCTATGTcacgatgttccatcatgaagttccagttcatatcttccggctccatcatcagatcagttcgacagtaccatattattgtattgtcatcagaactacatacagctgccaattttcatgacgctacgatgcTTGGAAGATGTTTAAATTggttaccttagattccattacatagttacatacaggtcgacctaataaaagcgcAAAGCAGCAAACCAATTCTGATACTGAaatggtaaatatatttttatcaatgtaCGTAGGTATACTTAACCCTGACTTGATAATATAGGCACATTGC contains:
- the LOC124644545 gene encoding PBAN-type neuropeptides, with the protein product MFNQTQLFVFLAVFTTSSVLGNNNDVKDGAASGAHSDRLGLWFGPRLGKRSLRISTEDNRQAFFKLLEAADALKYYYDQLPYEMQADEPETRVTKKVIFTPKLGRSLAYDDKSFENVEFTPRLGRRLSDDMPATPADQEMYRQDPEQIDSRTKYFSPRLGRTMNFSPRLGRELSYDMMPNKIRVVRSTNKTRST